One window of the Cryptomeria japonica chromosome 7, Sugi_1.0, whole genome shotgun sequence genome contains the following:
- the LOC131039850 gene encoding (R)-mandelonitrile lyase-like codes for MEILFFVISCLLLFSTHQLRSSSAEATQKTEYPFPFMTIDAQKAAARTYDYIVVGGGTAGCPLAATLSKHYSVLLVERGDSPYGNPDTADIKGVFKAFGDPSEFPYVMQGFVSDEGVQFVRGRVLGGGTAINGAFYSRASLDFIREMEWDEKLVNESYEWVEKLNVFQPENLSRWNSAFKDALLEAGVLPYHGYTLDHLEGTKISASTIDSNGRRHTSADLLQYANPDNIVVLLNATATRILLDSSSGMLKAIGVEFMSSVDGISYQVFVNQLSEWSEVILSAGTIGSPQLLLLSGIGPSEQLKELNITVFLDLNNVGKGIKDPPRTTITIKSPEPLEFRGVQVVGILDNSQVYVESLSYFQQEDVTNYQNLGIIFTKVAFPSSSGELRLRSKNPLDNPIVRYNHFSHPFDEQECILTLKILSNLTMTTSLQEFAFKGGENSNILQFIGSKLPQDLSDNNAMVSFCKETVETFWHYHGGCEVDSVIDKRLRVKGVDSFRVVDNSIFKGSPGTNPQATIMMLARYIGVKILQERMNICEY; via the exons ATGGAGATTCTCTTCTTTGTGATTTCATGCCTGCTACTTTTTTCAACTCATCAGCTGCGCTCCAGTTCGGCAGAGGCAACCCAGAAAACGG AATACCCATTTCCGTTTATGACAATAGATGCTCAGAAGGCAGCTGCAagaacatatgattacattgtggtTGGAGGAGGCACAGCAGGGTGTCCTCTTGCTGCAACTCTGTCAAAGCACTATTCTGTTCTGCTAGTGGAAAGGGGAGATTCCCCCTATGGTAATCCTGACACTGCAGACATTAAAGGCGTATTCAAGGCTTTTGGGGATCCCAGTGAGTTTCCTTATGTCATGCAGGGATTTGTCTCAGATGAGGGAGTGCAGTTTGTAAGGGGAAGAGTTCTGGGTGGTGGAACAGCCATTAATGGTGCCTTCTATAGTAGGGCAAGCTTGGATTTCATTCGAGAGATGGAGTGGGATGAGAAACTTGTGAATGAGTCGTATGAATGGGTGGAGAAGTTGAACGTTTTCCAACCAGAGAATCTTTCTCGTTGGAATTCTGCTTTCAAGGATGCACTTTTGGAAGCTGGAGTGCTTCCTTATCATGGGTATACTCTGGATCATTTGGAGGGCACCAAGATTAGTGCTTCAACCATTGACAGCAATGGAAGGAGACACACATCTGCAGATCTTCTGCAATATGCAAATCCAGATAACATTGTGGTTCTTTTGAATGCTACAGCCACCAGAATCCTCCTTGATTCCTCATCAG gaATGTTAAAGGCTATTGGTGTTGAGTTTATGAGTAGTGTTGATGGGATTTCCTATCAAGTGTTTGTCAATCAATTGTCAGAATGGAGTGAGGTAATTTTGTCAGCAGGAACAATAGGTAGTCCCCAACTTCTCTTGTTAAGTGGAATCGGCCCCTCTGAAcaacttaaagaattaaatattACTGTATTTCTAGACTTGAATAATGTAGGAAAAGGAATTAAAGATCCACCACGTACAACCATCACTATAAAATCCCCTGAACCACTTGAATTTCGTGGAGTGCAAGTAGTGGGTATCCTAGATAATTCACAAGTCTACGTTGAGTCTCTTAGTTATTTTCAACAAGAAGATGTCACAAACTATCAAAATCTAGGAATTATTTTTACCAAGGTGGCTTTTCCTTCATCAAGTGGCGAGCTTCGTCTTAGAAGTAAAAACCCCCTAGATAACCCCATTGTAAGATATAACCACTTTTCTCATCCTTTTGATGAACAAGAATGTATTCTTACTCTGAAGATACTATCAAATCTTACCATGACCACTTCTCTTCAAGAATTCGCATTTAAGGGTGGTGAAAATTCCAACATCCTTCAATTCATAGGATCTAAATTACCACAAGATCTATCAGACAATAATGCTATGGTAAGTTTTTGCAAAGAAACAGTAGAAACCTTTTGGCATTACCATGGAGGGTGTGAAGTTGATTCTGTGATTGACAAAAGGCTTCGTGTGAAAGGTGTTGATAGTTTTAGGGTTGTGGATAATTCAATTTTCAAAGGTAGCCCTGGGACCAATCCACAAGCCACTATCATGATGCTTGCAAG GTATATTGGAGTTAAAATCCTTCAAGAGCGCATGAACATTTGTGAATATTAA